Genomic DNA from Paramisgurnus dabryanus chromosome 11, PD_genome_1.1, whole genome shotgun sequence:
TGGATACTGTTCAGAACTCACAGAGTTGTGTAGCAGGTGTAAATGGAAACTCCAGTTGGATGTGTAGTGGGACTAATATGATCAGTGGAAACTGTTGGCTCAATGGGAACAGTGACACAAACAAAAGTACTGAATCCAATAGGGCTAATACGAGATCCATTGGAGTCCTAAGTGAAAACGCTGTGGCTGGAATGGGTCTGAACAGGGAAATAACTGCTGCGGGGTTGACACTCTCATCCATCGAACCAAGGCTCAATTTCTCTGGAAGCCAAGAGGGGCTTATGGAACACAGATTTACGGTCCCGGAACCGACATCTTCGGGCGGATGCATCCGATCACCAATTTCCACGGATGAATCACTGATACAGCAGCTGGAGCGGAAACTTCTGGATCGTGAAAGCGAGCTGGCGGACTTACAGACAAGCCTAGAAGAGAAAGAGTCAGACACATGTCAGCTGTTTGAGGAGAAGCAACGCTACTGCGCCGAGGAGATGGAGGGGCTGAAGCAACGCTGTTCCATGAAGCTCCGTCAAGTAAGCTACTATTTACTAATAGAAACATATATgatgagctcagatgcaaaaccctctaagtgcgtctgacatgttttcttgtaaattagtaTCGACTCCTAATGGATGgaactggtatttctgaatgacatgaggccgggattaagcagatttaaagTAAAAGTATTTGATTACCGTATAATGTGGCCAATATGTAAATAAAGTCCTCATAGTGGACTTGTAGTTCAACTGGTAGTTAGCAATGCAAAAGGTCATGAGTTTCCAAAGGAACACATGTACCGATGAAAAAACAACTTtgaaaggtgcaatgtgggacttttagaaagatctcttgacagaaatgcaatactttatatacataactatattttcaTTGTGCATTTCGCGATGTCTACAGTAGCTGTTCTATAGAACGCATTTTGTTACTACGTTGTCCCAGACGATTTTTGTCCTGTGGCTACAGTAGCTTCTCAATGCGTTTCGAAATTTGGATATTCACAGTCTTACCACTAAATGCCGCTAAattcccacattgcacctttgaGACACTTAATTGTATCTACGCCGAGCCTAATGTTAGTTTATGTTACCTGCAGGTGTCACAAAGGGCTTTGAAATCCCAGCAGTTATTGCAGCTGCAGGTGATCCAGCTACAGCAGGATAAGGAACGTCTACAGGAAGAGGTGGACCATCTTAACCATGACAGAGTCACGGCGGAAAGCCGTCTACGTACATATGAGACCCAGAAAAAACATCTAGCACCCACGCTAGAAGAGACACAGTGGGAGGTAAGTCATTTCGACTGTAATTTGGTATGGTGACAAAAATGTAGACAGTTTGGTGCATCCACATAGGGTATGGATAGCCCTGGTGGGGAACGGCATCGGCAAAATGCACAGTTGAAAAACAGAATTAATGAAAGGGATGATCATGGTTAAAGAAACACATGTGATTTCATGTTATTTTTTAGGTGTGCCAGAAGTCAGGTGAGATTTCATTGCTAAAGCAGCAGCTCAGAGACTCCCAGGCTGAAGTCGGCAACAAACTGAATGAGATCGTCAGCCTTAAAGCTTCTCTCAGGGACTTCAAAAACAAAATGGAAGAACTGGAGCAGAAAAACAAGGACCACGAGGAAGCTCTTCGCCAACGATGTGCTGAGATTGAGGTATGCCATCAAAAATGATCTTAATCCATTTAGATTTAACTTTATCATACAGATATCTGAAGAGTGACTTAATTATGAGTACATtttatatttgggtgaactattcctccAAGCATTAAAATCCAAGCATGCTATGCAGTAAAATTAATCTTGATATAAAACTCGTTTTTTAAAGGTATGCAGAAACGAGTTTCAAAGAAAGAAGAATGAAGCTGACCTTCTCCGTGAAAAGGTGAACAACCTGGAAACAGACATCAAGGGAATGAAGCAGGACCTTGCCGTGGCCAAAGAGGAGCAACAGCAGCTAATGACCATGAGAGCCAAAGTGGAGGAGCAACAGCTGCAACTGAGGTTAAGCCAAGCCAGGATGGAGGCCTTTGCCCTTGGTCAAGGCAAAATTAGGACCCAGGAGGGAACGGGAGCTGGTAAAATGCTGAATCAGAACGGTGGCACATCGGACATTGATACTCTACAAAAGGAGGTGGAACGGCTCAGGGGGGAATTGAAAGAGGAGAAACAAAAGAAACATAAGATGATGAATAGCTTCCAGCAGGAGAGACAAACATGGAATAAAGAAAAAGATAAAGTAATCAGATACCAAAAGCAGCTGCAGTACAATTATCTGCAGAtgtacagaaaaaacaaagacctGGAGAAGATCTTGAAGGAGCTGACGGCTGAAATGGACAACAGGACAGAAATGGACATGGACAGCCCTGACCTGAACTTTGAGAAGATTGTAGCAACGGCAATATGAGGTCATTGTTTAGCATCCTTTATCACCTTTATGGTCCAACAAACGTAAATGTACTAGAACAATGGCAAAATGGGTCATGGCAAAGCAGAATTTATGTACTTTGGATCTTCAAAGCAAGAGTGCAGATTTTGACAAAATGGAAGAAGGGAAGGATCATCAAGAGTCAAATATCACTTGTACAAACCACTGAAACCTTTTCTTCTTTAATAACTCACATCATTGAAAATCTGATGTTACTCATGTGTGCTTCTAAGCAGGTTCCTGTTAATCTGTGCAGACCCAACCAAAGGCTTTACCTCCCTTACACATCCAAACTATTTGCATTTCCTGCCTAAACCTTAAGCAATTATACAGTCTCACTATAGAGGGCAACAAAGAGTTGTGAATGTTTTATATGCTGTAATTGCTATTTTTGCACTCATTCTCTTTTATAATATGAACGCTTGTCACCAATGTCTTGGCAGACAGGCTTATACAAAATGTGTGTAGGGGGATATATACAGTAGCTCATGATGTAAAGAAAAAGCACTGTTCACAAACCAATCCACATGCATTCACACTGCATACGCCACTATGCACAGTCTAGTCATTAAATATTCATACATATTAATTTCATACATCCTTATATAAGAATGAGGACTTCAGCAAATAAGTTACCAGTGGCTGGTTGCATAAACTTCTAGGTCTTAACGTttagtcatgtatttttttattcaagactgatcataactgttACCTAAAAAGGTAGActggtctaatttaaatccaaaaagtAAGATAGCCCTTACTAATTGCCAGTAAGTCAGACTCTTTCTTAAAAAGCAGTCTTAACCTTACGGCTTTGTTTATGCAACTGGCCACGTACTACATTATCTAAGCAACTAAACTATCTTCAGCAACCTGTTAAAGTTTAAAAGTGGTTAAGACAGTAAAATAACAGACCTCCGGTCATTTGTGATAGTTTTGTCAAAGCATTGTTAGAAGAATTATATGGATTACAGTTTCATGGTAACATCCAATTAAGTTAATATGAATGAAGCTAGTTTAGTATGCAAAACAATTAAAAGCCATCACTTATCTACAAATTCTATACGAACAACAATTTagattaattgtaaaaaaaaaaacaggaaatcaAGTTACATTAGTAAGTGGACTTCTTACTACATATCTATGAAGAACAGACacaattttgttgtttaaaatcattttcatttttgcaaaCTTGTAGCATCATAATTATTGACGTAACTTGCATTGTGTCTTAACGGTAAACATGTCCCAGCCAGAAGTGGACCTTACTTTCCCTTAAAAATGGTAGAGATGAAAAGTTGCATATAACATTATATTACATTTGCTTTTAGCGTGACAATAGTAATACTCTCTTATACTCCATACAAGTGGTAGTTCtgaattttaattaaatattactTTAAAACTACAAATTACTTATCAGCAATAATGCCCACACAAAGAGAGTacaaaccatagactgtaaaaaaaaagatggacgtagtgtccgtgacgtcacccattggtttctgaagatcgtttttaaagccaatagtaggcggtgtctgccgtcgccatcttggccgcgagtcattccgcatcactcatggatatccgaaaatgggtaaagaggcgggacgtggaTGAAGCTGAAGTGGcaggttgctgaaaccacgcccgcctagctcaACTCTAAtaacagcagtggctgttcaaccgtcactcaagtggccacgccctttaTTAT
This window encodes:
- the lzts1 gene encoding leucine zipper putative tumor suppressor 1, with the translated sequence MGSVSSLISGHSLHSKHCKASEHKLRKGLHSKKAGRSLDGILKYGFSQDHCSTNNNSKANYHSGKNDDFFYIKVSNKPRAGVRNINPAEESQETSAEVDRNRGPPELVPVSGKLEKSIEKDLIRPTAFIPVLPRNSSSSVETHNSLSTILGRRISPTDRLKDLQDPKQETNFGTYSDSGRNSMSSLPTHSTSGSSQMDNLSTSTGHTVRHGGPVNEVDTVQNSQSCVAGVNGNSSWMCSGTNMISGNCWLNGNSDTNKSTESNRANTRSIGVLSENAVAGMGLNREITAAGLTLSSIEPRLNFSGSQEGLMEHRFTVPEPTSSGGCIRSPISTDESLIQQLERKLLDRESELADLQTSLEEKESDTCQLFEEKQRYCAEEMEGLKQRCSMKLRQVSQRALKSQQLLQLQVIQLQQDKERLQEEVDHLNHDRVTAESRLRTYETQKKHLAPTLEETQWEVCQKSGEISLLKQQLRDSQAEVGNKLNEIVSLKASLRDFKNKMEELEQKNKDHEEALRQRCAEIEVCRNEFQRKKNEADLLREKVNNLETDIKGMKQDLAVAKEEQQQLMTMRAKVEEQQLQLRLSQARMEAFALGQGKIRTQEGTGAGKMLNQNGGTSDIDTLQKEVERLRGELKEEKQKKHKMMNSFQQERQTWNKEKDKVIRYQKQLQYNYLQMYRKNKDLEKILKELTAEMDNRTEMDMDSPDLNFEKIVATAI